The Thermosynechococcus sp. genome has a segment encoding these proteins:
- a CDS encoding MlaD family protein, translating to MMQSRRVQESLVGLVILAGLGTLGVGLLWLRGNLAGANSYTLEVELDTAPGLAVGTQVRYRGVQVGRVTAIGFDANAVQVSVRINNVLIPRSAVPEIRQSGFIGQAFLDFTPKERVPEIPEGVTAFAPKCQPEVVYCNGDRVTGVRTASLEDLVRAATRFTTALAESGLINNANTLILGATRVVNRADQSLTKVTTALDSFNALSNEARVELRNFGTASQAVTRAANQISEIVEVNRNTINSTLRNIDSAARELRTTLKALRPLTNQLEQGELLANLDALIKNGAEAAANLNKVSGALSSPVVMLSIAQTLDAARATFINAQKLTNDLLKLTSDSSFQSDLRRLIQILRRLLASSQALEQQLLALHATSLRETEAAPPTLVPIPPVAATPTKENAEEAATSTDP from the coding sequence ATGATGCAGTCACGGCGTGTGCAGGAAAGTTTGGTGGGCCTGGTCATCCTTGCGGGCTTAGGGACATTGGGGGTCGGCCTCCTCTGGTTGCGGGGCAACCTTGCCGGTGCCAATAGCTACACCCTTGAGGTGGAATTGGACACAGCACCAGGCCTAGCCGTGGGAACACAGGTGCGCTATCGGGGTGTCCAGGTGGGACGAGTCACGGCCATTGGTTTTGATGCCAATGCTGTCCAAGTGAGTGTGCGCATCAATAATGTGTTGATTCCGCGGAGTGCTGTACCGGAGATTCGCCAGTCGGGCTTTATTGGTCAGGCCTTCTTGGACTTTACCCCCAAGGAGCGGGTACCGGAGATTCCCGAGGGTGTCACCGCCTTTGCCCCCAAGTGCCAACCAGAGGTGGTTTACTGTAATGGCGATCGCGTGACCGGGGTGCGCACGGCTAGCTTAGAGGACTTGGTGCGAGCCGCAACTCGTTTTACCACTGCCCTTGCAGAATCAGGCCTTATCAACAACGCCAATACCCTCATTTTGGGCGCAACCCGCGTTGTTAACCGTGCCGATCAATCCCTGACGAAGGTCACCACTGCCCTCGATAGCTTCAACGCCCTCAGTAATGAAGCCCGTGTTGAACTACGGAACTTTGGCACGGCCTCGCAAGCAGTTACTCGTGCAGCCAACCAAATCAGTGAAATCGTTGAAGTGAACCGCAACACAATTAACTCTACTTTGCGCAACATTGACAGTGCTGCCCGAGAGCTGAGAACCACACTCAAAGCACTGCGCCCCCTGACGAACCAACTGGAGCAGGGGGAATTGCTAGCGAATTTGGATGCCCTAATTAAAAATGGTGCCGAAGCAGCCGCCAATCTCAATAAAGTCTCTGGGGCCCTAAGTAGTCCTGTCGTTATGCTGTCGATCGCCCAAACCTTAGATGCCGCGCGGGCCACATTCATCAATGCCCAAAAACTCACCAATGACCTCCTGAAACTAACCAGCGATTCATCCTTTCAGTCCGATTTACGGCGCTTAATTCAAATCCTCAGGCGCCTGCTGGCCTCAAGCCAAGCCCTGGAACAGCAATTATTGGCTCTTCATGCCACCTCCCTAAGGGAAACTGAAGCTGCGCCGCCAACGCTTGTGCCCATTCCCCCTGTGGCTGCAACACCCACAAAAGAAAACGCAGAGGAAGCAGCTACTTCCACAGATCCCTAA
- the rplI gene encoding 50S ribosomal protein L9, whose amino-acid sequence MAKRVQVVLNQTVNKLGRMGQVVEVAPGYARNYLFPRGIAEPATPSALRRVERLQEKERQRLAELKSVAEKQKATLEKLATITISMPAGEKDMLFGSVTPKDVADAIQAITGETIDRRDITLPEIRKLGTYTAEIKLHPEVSVKLNIQVVAD is encoded by the coding sequence ATGGCAAAGCGGGTGCAAGTTGTCCTAAATCAAACCGTCAATAAACTCGGGCGAATGGGTCAAGTCGTCGAAGTCGCCCCCGGCTATGCCCGTAATTACCTATTCCCAAGAGGGATTGCCGAGCCAGCAACCCCCAGTGCCCTCCGGCGCGTAGAGCGGCTGCAAGAAAAAGAACGGCAGCGGCTCGCCGAACTCAAAAGCGTTGCTGAAAAACAAAAAGCGACCCTCGAAAAACTGGCAACCATTACCATCTCCATGCCTGCGGGTGAAAAAGATATGCTCTTTGGCAGTGTCACGCCCAAGGATGTGGCCGATGCCATCCAAGCCATCACCGGCGAAACCATTGACCGTCGTGACATAACTCTGCCGGAAATTCGCAAATTGGGCACCTACACGGCTGAAATCAAGCTCCAC
- a CDS encoding adenylate/guanylate cyclase domain-containing protein, protein MDPDLKFNLPDQKILETLPPQQLVAIILRQQQIINQLRHTLSQIPGVPEVLHPEAPPPSEPHLALVSEDTACYFPLTGGNCWTIGRSEDNSIVLSDRWMSRNHAMIQRMGQGEFYLIDLGSRNGTFVNGRRVSIPIALHNGDRITFGQTELDFFNEPFAPLFAENATLSLPQSEGSSTALLHVRRLLTVLVVDIRGFTQLTRQLEEELLSELIGAWFHRAGEIIRQYGSWVDKYIGDAVMAVWIHESEEIGYQEICHTLSALEDLRRMTGELHQQYPLPWPLRIGSGLNTGYAMVGNTGSGDRPDYTALGDTVNAAFRLESATKTIAADLAMGATTYHYLVQSCPTPVPFRPQVLNLKGYEAPVPAYVGTFDDLHSFLAQALKSTDTLH, encoded by the coding sequence ATGGATCCTGACCTGAAGTTCAACTTGCCCGATCAAAAGATTCTAGAGACCTTACCTCCCCAACAATTAGTGGCAATTATTTTGCGTCAGCAGCAAATTATTAATCAACTGCGCCATACCCTCTCCCAAATTCCCGGCGTCCCTGAGGTCCTTCATCCGGAAGCGCCACCCCCCTCAGAACCTCATCTGGCACTGGTGAGTGAGGACACGGCTTGTTATTTTCCCTTAACAGGGGGGAATTGCTGGACAATTGGCCGCAGTGAAGACAATTCCATTGTCCTCAGCGATCGCTGGATGTCACGGAACCATGCCATGATTCAGCGCATGGGACAGGGGGAATTTTATCTCATTGATCTTGGCAGTCGCAATGGCACGTTTGTCAATGGTCGCCGCGTCAGCATTCCCATTGCCCTGCACAATGGCGATCGCATTACCTTTGGCCAAACAGAACTGGATTTTTTTAACGAACCCTTTGCCCCCCTGTTTGCCGAAAATGCCACTTTGTCTTTGCCGCAATCCGAAGGCTCCTCCACAGCACTTCTCCATGTCCGCCGCCTATTGACAGTTTTGGTCGTGGATATTCGTGGCTTTACGCAGCTGACGCGACAACTCGAAGAGGAACTGCTGTCGGAACTAATTGGCGCGTGGTTTCATCGCGCGGGTGAGATTATCCGTCAATACGGCAGTTGGGTCGACAAGTATATCGGGGATGCGGTGATGGCGGTTTGGATCCACGAAAGCGAGGAGATTGGCTATCAAGAAATTTGCCATACCCTCTCTGCCTTAGAAGATTTACGGCGGATGACGGGAGAACTGCACCAGCAATATCCCTTGCCGTGGCCATTGCGCATTGGTTCTGGCTTGAATACAGGCTATGCAATGGTGGGCAATACAGGGAGTGGCGATCGCCCAGACTATACCGCTTTGGGAGATACCGTTAATGCTGCTTTTCGCCTTGAGAGTGCCACCAAAACCATTGCCGCTGATTTGGCCATGGGAGCAACCACCTACCACTACCTTGTGCAATCTTGCCCAACCCCTGTCCCATTTCGACCGCAAGTCCTGAATCTCAAGGGCTATGAAGCTCCTGTGCCTGCCTATGTAGGCACCTTTGATGACCTGCATTCCTTCCTTGCCCAAGCCCTCAAAAGCACAGACACCCTACATTAA
- the psaJ gene encoding photosystem I reaction center subunit IX — protein sequence MKHFLTYLSTAPVLAAIWMTITAGILIEFNRFYPDLLFHPL from the coding sequence ATGAAACATTTTTTGACCTATCTTTCTACTGCGCCCGTGCTGGCCGCCATTTGGATGACGATTACCGCTGGGATTTTGATTGAGTTTAATCGCTTCTATCCCGACTTGCTCTTCCATCCCCTCTAA
- the nadB gene encoding L-aspartate oxidase, translating into MTPATSGFDVLIIGSGAAGLSAALALPATYRVGLITKTDLQQSASGWAQGGMAAAIDPTDSPLLHAQDTLAAGAGLCDPVSVQFLVEQAPAQVERLLAMGVAFDRAGDRPALTLEAAHSRPRVLHAADATGQALITTLLKQVTAAPHITLLPNSFVFDLWLESGRCCGVCLLHQGQVQWLRSGAVVLATGGGGQVFAQTTNPPLSTGDGVAMAWRAGAHIRDVEFFQFHPTALAVEGAPRFLISEAVRGEGAHLIDNTGHRFVADYHPAGELAPRDIVSRAIYRHLQHTHAPHVWLDLRPIPRDRLPHRFPKIIAVCRQWGIDVEQQPIPVSPAAHYWMGGVVTDLQAKTSLPGLYAVGEVASTGVHGANRLASNSLLECFVFSAQLAHLDPQPLPLAVFPVGQKSLEIEPVSFRQWRQELRELLWQSAGICRDAPTLMAALAQVKEWRQELLAHPVAIAFHELDPNYYYTLSNQAVQDTLWEWGELRNLLDIAYLILKSALFREESRGGHYRQDYPQPDPNWQMHTLIWGEHWQKAAIQGLQSKL; encoded by the coding sequence TTGACTCCCGCAACTTCTGGATTTGATGTCTTAATCATTGGCAGTGGTGCTGCGGGTCTCAGTGCTGCCCTTGCCCTTCCTGCCACCTATCGCGTTGGCCTGATCACAAAAACCGATCTCCAGCAATCGGCCAGTGGCTGGGCCCAGGGGGGTATGGCTGCGGCCATTGATCCTACGGATTCTCCCCTGCTCCATGCCCAAGATACCCTGGCTGCGGGGGCTGGTCTCTGTGATCCAGTGAGTGTCCAGTTTTTGGTTGAGCAGGCACCAGCCCAGGTGGAGCGCCTGCTGGCGATGGGGGTTGCCTTTGATCGTGCGGGCGATCGCCCCGCTCTGACCCTCGAAGCTGCCCATTCCCGTCCGCGCGTTCTCCATGCCGCTGATGCCACGGGGCAAGCCCTGATTACCACACTCCTCAAACAGGTGACTGCCGCACCCCATATCACGCTGTTGCCCAATAGCTTTGTCTTTGATCTGTGGCTAGAGTCGGGGCGATGCTGTGGGGTGTGTCTGTTGCATCAGGGGCAAGTGCAATGGCTGCGCTCGGGGGCGGTCGTTCTCGCTACGGGGGGTGGCGGTCAAGTTTTTGCCCAAACTACTAATCCTCCCCTCAGCACCGGCGATGGCGTAGCCATGGCCTGGCGAGCCGGTGCCCACATTCGCGATGTCGAGTTTTTTCAGTTTCATCCCACTGCCCTAGCCGTCGAGGGGGCACCGCGATTTCTCATCAGTGAAGCAGTACGGGGTGAAGGGGCGCATTTAATTGACAACACAGGTCATCGCTTTGTGGCGGATTACCATCCTGCTGGCGAGCTTGCCCCACGGGATATTGTCAGTCGTGCCATTTACCGTCACCTTCAGCACACCCATGCCCCCCATGTCTGGCTAGACTTACGACCCATTCCCCGTGATCGCCTGCCCCACCGCTTTCCCAAAATCATCGCTGTCTGTCGGCAGTGGGGCATTGATGTTGAGCAGCAACCGATTCCGGTGTCTCCGGCAGCCCATTACTGGATGGGGGGAGTCGTCACCGATTTACAGGCCAAAACCAGCCTTCCCGGCCTCTATGCCGTTGGCGAGGTAGCTAGTACTGGTGTCCATGGTGCCAATCGCCTAGCCAGTAACTCCCTTTTGGAATGTTTTGTCTTTTCAGCTCAACTTGCCCATCTGGATCCTCAGCCCCTTCCCTTGGCGGTGTTCCCTGTTGGCCAGAAATCCCTTGAAATTGAGCCAGTGAGCTTTCGTCAGTGGCGCCAAGAGTTGCGGGAACTCCTGTGGCAAAGTGCGGGGATTTGTCGCGATGCTCCCACGTTGATGGCTGCTCTTGCCCAAGTGAAGGAATGGCGCCAAGAATTGCTGGCTCATCCCGTGGCGATCGCCTTTCATGAACTAGACCCCAATTACTACTATACCCTCAGCAATCAAGCCGTGCAGGACACCCTTTGGGAATGGGGGGAGCTACGCAATCTCTTGGATATTGCCTATTTAATTCTCAAAAGTGCCCTCTTTCGTGAGGAAAGTCGCGGTGGTCACTATCGCCAAGACTACCCCCAACCCGATCCCAACTGGCAAATGCACACCCTGATTTGGGGAGAACACTGGCAAAAAGCAGCGATTCAAGGCCTGCAGAGTAAACTATAG
- a CDS encoding Photosystem I reaction center subunit III, translating to MHRLLALLLVLTLWLGFTPLASADVAGLVPCKDSPAFQKRAAAAVNTTADPASGQKRFERYSQALCGQDGLPHLVVDGRLSRAGDFLIPSVLFLYIAGWIGWVGRAYLIAVRNSGEANEKEIIIDVPLAIKCMLTGFAWPLAALKELAAGELTAKDNEITVSPR from the coding sequence ATGCATCGATTGTTAGCCCTACTCCTGGTTTTGACCCTGTGGCTAGGTTTTACCCCCCTAGCTTCTGCTGACGTGGCAGGACTCGTTCCTTGCAAAGATTCCCCAGCCTTTCAAAAGCGGGCCGCTGCTGCCGTCAATACCACCGCTGATCCCGCCTCCGGCCAAAAACGGTTTGAGCGCTACAGCCAAGCTCTCTGCGGCCAAGATGGTTTGCCCCACCTTGTTGTGGATGGTCGCCTCAGCCGCGCCGGTGATTTTCTCATTCCTAGTGTGCTCTTCCTGTACATTGCCGGCTGGATTGGCTGGGTGGGTCGCGCCTATTTGATTGCCGTGCGCAACAGCGGCGAAGCCAATGAAAAAGAAATCATTATTGATGTGCCCCTTGCCATCAAATGCATGCTCACGGGGTTTGCTTGGCCTTTGGCCGCCCTCAAGGAGCTGGCAGCGGGTGAACTCACCGCCAAAGACAATGAAATCACTGTTTCTCCTCGCTAA
- the psbU gene encoding photosystem II complex extrinsic protein PsbU gives MQRLGRWLALAYLVSVSLLGWINWSAPTLAATASTEEELVNVVDEKLGTAYGEKIDLNNTNIAAFIQYRGLYPTLAKLIVKNAPYESVEDVLNIPGLTERQKQILRENLDHFTVTEVETALVEGGDRYNNGLYK, from the coding sequence ATGCAACGTTTAGGCCGCTGGCTAGCACTGGCTTACCTTGTGAGCGTTAGCCTGTTGGGCTGGATCAACTGGAGTGCCCCAACCTTGGCGGCAACGGCATCCACGGAGGAAGAACTCGTCAATGTGGTCGATGAGAAACTGGGTACTGCCTATGGTGAAAAAATTGACCTCAACAATACCAACATTGCCGCCTTTATTCAATACCGGGGGCTATACCCAACCCTAGCTAAATTAATCGTTAAAAATGCTCCGTACGAATCTGTTGAAGATGTCCTCAACATTCCCGGCCTGACGGAGCGGCAAAAGCAAATTTTACGGGAAAATTTGGATCACTTTACCGTCACAGAGGTGGAAACAGCTCTCGTTGAGGGGGGCGATCGCTACAATAATGGGCTATACAAGTAG